ACCATGGAAGTGATCCTAGTGCAAGGCCCGGCCAAGCGCCTGCGCCAGATCGCCAATAAGCTTCTAAGTTGCAAGGGCGTGCTCGCAGGCCGCCTCAATCTCAGCCGCACCCTCATGCCCCCGATTCAAACTCAGCCTGACGATGCATCACAGAATCCGTCCGCCGACTAACCCCAGCCGAATGACCGATCCCATCTACACTCTCGATCTCAGCGGCGCTGGCATGTGGTCCCGCATCATTGGCAGGCATAAAACCCTGCGCCTGACCGACCTCGAAGGCGGTGCCAATATCGGCATGCTGCTTTATCACGCCAGCGAGCGGCATGAGCGTTACAACATGCCAGATACCCTCAAAGGCCAGCACATCTTCTACCTCCGTGCACCTTACTGCCTGCACTCAGACATGGGGCGCATTCTCGCTTCCATCACCCAAGACACCACTGGCTGGCACGATACCGTCTGCGGTGGCAGCGATGCCGCCCTCGTCCGCCAGAAATTTGGAGATAAAACGTTTCAGACAGCGCGCAACGATTTCCATCGCAATGCCCGCGAATGTTTTTTGATCGAGCTATCCAAGTGGGGCCTGGGCGAACGCGACCTCGTGCCTAACCTCAATTGGTTCAGCAAAGTCGTCGCCGATGAAGCAGGCAGACTGAGCTTCGTCAGCGGCCACTCAAAAGCTGGCGACCACGTGGATCTGCGTTTCGAAATGGACACCCTCGTTGTGCTCAATACCTGCCCGCATCCGCTGGATCCAGACCCTGCCTACCACCCCCGTCCCGTCAGGCTGGAAGTGTTTCGAAATGACCCGCCAGCAGCAGACGATCCCAGCTTTACCGTGCGTCCTGAAAATGCCCGCGCCTGGCGCAATACCGAGGACTTTTACCTTCTCGCCCAATGAGCACTTTCATTCCCGCTTTCTCAGACCTTAACGCAGCCACAGCCATCTATGATCACACCATCCTGGCCGGAGACCACTGGGTGCATGAGGTTAAACGTGGACAGACTTTGCGCATCGTCGATCTGGAAGGAAACCAAGCCGCAGACACCCTGTTTTACAATGCTCACGATCCCCTGGAACGCTACAGCGCCAGCGATACCATCCGCCACCAGGCCGCCCTTTATCTGACCACCGGCACGCGACTGATGTCCACACGTGGAAATCCCCTGCTTACCATCGTGGCGGATACGTGCGGCAACCATGACACCCTCGGCGGAGCCTGCTCACGGGAAAGTAATGTCATGCGCTACGCTTTTGACAAGGAGCCCATGCACGCCTGCCGTGATAGCTTCATTCGCGGCGTGCAATGCTGGAGCCACGGCCTGGGCAAACGTGACATCACCTGCAACATCAACTTCTTCATGAATGTCCCCGTTAGCCCAGACGGCCAGCTTCGCTTTGCCGATGGCGTCTCCGGCCCCGGTTATTACGTGGAGATGCGGGCTGAAATGGATGTCATCGCCCTGATTTCAAACTGCCCACAACTTAACAACCCCTGCAACGCCTATAACCCGACACCTGTCCAGGTGCTGATCTGGGACTAAACAGGGAATCCCGTGTGTATCGCTCGAGGCAGCCCGCGGACAAACCCGGAAAAATCCGAAGTCACACGGCGGCT
The window above is part of the Prosthecobacter fusiformis genome. Proteins encoded here:
- a CDS encoding urea amidolyase associated protein UAAP1 is translated as MTDPIYTLDLSGAGMWSRIIGRHKTLRLTDLEGGANIGMLLYHASERHERYNMPDTLKGQHIFYLRAPYCLHSDMGRILASITQDTTGWHDTVCGGSDAALVRQKFGDKTFQTARNDFHRNARECFLIELSKWGLGERDLVPNLNWFSKVVADEAGRLSFVSGHSKAGDHVDLRFEMDTLVVLNTCPHPLDPDPAYHPRPVRLEVFRNDPPAADDPSFTVRPENARAWRNTEDFYLLAQ
- a CDS encoding urea amidolyase associated protein UAAP2; translation: MSTFIPAFSDLNAATAIYDHTILAGDHWVHEVKRGQTLRIVDLEGNQAADTLFYNAHDPLERYSASDTIRHQAALYLTTGTRLMSTRGNPLLTIVADTCGNHDTLGGACSRESNVMRYAFDKEPMHACRDSFIRGVQCWSHGLGKRDITCNINFFMNVPVSPDGQLRFADGVSGPGYYVEMRAEMDVIALISNCPQLNNPCNAYNPTPVQVLIWD